From a single Populus trichocarpa isolate Nisqually-1 chromosome 17, P.trichocarpa_v4.1, whole genome shotgun sequence genomic region:
- the LOC112324743 gene encoding probable LRR receptor-like serine/threonine-protein kinase At3g47570 isoform X4 translates to MSSFILWFLSFQIIQHSFSFSLARGGSEIDKLSLLAFKAQISDPPTKLSSWNESVHFCQWSGVTCGRRHQRVIELDLHSSQLVGSLSPSIGNLSFLSLLSLENNGFTNTIPQELGRLVRLQALLLGNNSFSGEIPANISHCSNLLKLNLEGNNLTGNLPAGLGSLSKLQVFNFRKNNLDGKIPLSFENLSSIIEIEGKMNYLQGGIPNSIGKLKTLNFFSLGSNNLSGTIPPSLYNISSLIHFSLPHNQFHGTLPPNIGLTLPNLEFLGIHDNQLSGLIPATLLNTSKFTEIYLSYNEFTGKVPTLASMPNLRVFSIQESGLGNDEDDDLSFLYTLSNSSKLEVLAIDGNNFGGVLPDIISNFSTKLKKMTFGSNQIQGSIPDGIGNLISLDTLGLERNHLTGSIPNSIGKLQNLVDLLLSENRLSGSIPSSLGNITSLMQINFHQNSLQGSIPPSLGNCTNLLLLGLSQNHLSGPIPKEVLSISSLSKRLGLSENQLSGSLPFEVGKLKHLGYMDISKNRLSGEIPASLGSCESLEHLSLDGNFFQGPISESLRSLRALQDLNLSHNNLTGQIPKFLGDFKLLQSLDLSFNDLEGEVPMHGVFENTSAVSIAGNKNLCGGILQLNLPTCRSKSTKPKSSTKLTLTVAIPCGFIGLIFIASFLFLCCLKKSLRKTKNELSCEMPFRTVAYKDLLQATNGFSSGNLVGAGSFGSVYKGVLAFDGVTVAVKVFNLLREGASKSFMRECAALLNIRHRNLVKVLFACAGVDVQGNDFKALVYEFMINGSLEEWLHPIHTLDLEVHQPKNLNLIQRLNIAIDVANALDYLHNQCKMPIVHCDLKPSNVLLDGDMTAHVGDFGLLKFLSEASCQSSSSQTSSVGLKGTVGYAAPEYGIGSEVSTFGDVHSYGILLLEMITGKRPTDSMFKDGLDLHSYVKIALPDRVVDIADPKLLTEVDQGKGTDQIVECLISISKIGVFCSEKFPKERMDISNVVAELNRTKANFLGRYRLLS, encoded by the exons CTCCACTCCAGCCAACTGGTGGGCAGCCTATCTCCCTCCATTGGGAACTTGAGTTTTCTTAGCCTACTAAGCTTGGAAAACAACGGTTTCACCAATACTATCCCCCAAGAATTAGGTCGTTTGGTTCGGCTACAGGCACTGCTCCTTGGGAACAACTCGTTCAGTGGTGAAATCCCGGCTAACATTTCTCATTGCTCGAACCTCCTGAAGCTTAATTTAGAGGGAAACAATCTTACCGGCAACCTTCCTGCCGGACTTGGATCGTTATCAAAGCTGCAggtatttaattttagaaagaaCAATCTAGATGGCAAGATACCACTCTCTTTCGAAAATCTTTCATCTATCATTGAAATCGAaggaaaaatgaattatttgcaAGGGGGCATTCCCAATAGTATTGGGAAACTGAAAacattgaatttcttttctctcGGCTCAAATAATCTGAGTGGTACAATCCCTCCCTCCCTATACAATATTTCTTCTCTTATTCATTTCTCTCTGCCTCATAACCAATTTCATGGTACACTTCCTCCAAACATTGGCCTAACTCTTCCAAATCTGGAATTTCTTGGCATTCACGACAATCAATTAAGCGGACTAATTCCAGCAACGCTCTTAAATACCTCAAAATTTACTGAGATTTATCTTTCCTACAATGAATTCACCGGAAAAGTTCCCACTTTAGCTAGCATGCCTAACCTGAGGGttttttcaattcaagaaaGTGGGCTTGGAAATGACGAGGATGATGATTTGTCGTTTCTCTACACCCTCTCAAACAGCAGCAAGTTGGAAGTTTTGGCTATAGATGGGAACAATTTTGGAGGGGTGCTGCCTGACATAATTAGCAACTTCTCAACAAAGCTCAAGAAGATGACATTCGGAAGCAATCAAATCCAAGGAAGCATTCCCGATGGCATTGGAAATCTCATAAGCTTGGATACTTTAGGTTTGGAGAGAAATCATTTGACAGGCAGCATACCAAATTCTATTggtaaattacaaaatttagtCGATCTCCTTCTTAGTGAAAACAGATTATCAGGGAGCATCCCTTCTTCTTTAGGGAACATCACCTCGTTGAtgcaaattaattttcatcaaaatagtTTACAGGGAAGCATCCCTCCAAGCCTGGGAAACTGCACGAACTTGTTGCTCTTGGGTCTCTCCCAAAACCATCTCAGTGGTCCCATACCAAAAGAGGTCCTTAGCATTTCATCCTTGTCAAAGCGTTTGGGTCTGTCTGAAAATCAGCTGTCTGGTTCCCTTCCCTTTGAAGTTGGCAAGTTAAAGCATCTTGGATACATGGACATCTCCAAAAACAGGCTATCAGGGGAAATTCCCGCAAGTCTTGGCAGTTGCGAGAGTTTGGAACATTTGTCTTTGGATGGGAACTTCTTCCAAGGCCCCATTTCCGAGTCTTTGAGATCTTTGAGAGCACTTCAAGATCTTAATCTCTCTCACAACAACTTGACTGGCCAAATTCCCAAGTTTTTGGGAGATTTCAAGTTGTTGCAGAGTTTGGATCTGTCATTTAATGACCTTGAAGGTGAGGTGCCCATGCACGGTGTTTTTGAGAATACAAGTGCGGTTTCGATTGCAGGGAACAAGAATCTTTGTGGAGGAATACTTCAGTTGAATCTGCCCACTTGCAGATCCAAGTCAACAAAGCCAAAGTCTTCTACCAAGCTGACATTGACAGTCGCTATTCCTTGTGGCTTTATTGGATTAATCTTCATcgcatcttttttatttttgtgctgCTTGAAAAAATcgttgagaaaaacaaaaaacgagTTGTCATGTGAAATGCCATTCCGAACAGTAGCTTACAAAGACCTCCTTCAAGCAACTAATGGATTCTCTTCGGGCAATTTAGTTGGTGCTGGTAGTTTTGGGTCTGTGTACAAAGGAGTACTTGCATTTGATGGAGTGACTGTTGCTGTGAAAGTATTCAACTTGCTACGCGAAGGAGCTTCCAAAAGCTTCATGAGAGAATGTGCAGCCTTGCTAAACATCAGGCACCGGAATCTTGTCAAAGTATTATTTGCATGTGCTGGCGTTGATGTTCAAGGTAATGATTTCAAAGCTCTTGTTTATGAGTTCATGATCAATGGAAGTCTAGAAGAATGGTTGCATCCAATCCATACGTTGGACCTGGAAGTGCATCAGCCAAAAAATCTTAATCTCATTCAGAGGTTAAACATTGCAATTGATGTGGCTAATGCGCTCGACTATTTGCACAACCAATGCAAAATGCCTATTGTTCATTGTGATCTTAAGCCAAGTAATGTTCTTCTCGATGGAGATATGACTGCTCATGTTGGGGACTTTGGATTGTTAAAGTTCCTTTCTGAAGCATCCTGTCAGTCATCTTCGAGTCAGACAAGCTCTGTTGGATTAAAAGGCACCGTCGGCTACGCAGCTCCTG AGTATGGCATCGGAAGCGAGGTGTCAACTTTCGGGGATGTACACAGCTATGGCATCCTACTGCTGGAGATGATTACTGGGAAGAGACCTACAGATAGCATGTTTAAAGATGGACTAGACCTTCACAGTTATGTTAAAATTGCATTACCTGACCGTGTAGTTGATATCGCGGACCCGAAACTTCTGACAGAAGTTGATCAGGGAAAAGGCACTGATCAAATCGTGGAGTGTTTGATTTCAATCAGCAAGATAGGAGTGTTTTGCTCAGAAAAGTTTCCTAAAGAGAGAATGGACATTAGCAATGTTGTAGCTGAATTGAATCGAACTAAGGCCAATTTTCTTGGAAGGTATAGACTGCTATCCTAG